The following nucleotide sequence is from Anaerolineae bacterium.
GGTGCGTCGACTGCGTAATCGTCCTTGTCTGGCGCTCTGGTGCGGTAACAACGAGAACGACTGGATCGAGGACATGGTCTATTGGGATGAACCAGGCCACGATTTCCCCGGCCGTAAAATCTATCATGAGCTGCTGCCGCGCCTCGTAAGTGACCTGGACCCCACCCGGCAGTATTGGCCGTCCAGCCCATATGGTGGCAATGATCATAATGACGAGCGCGAGGGAGACCGACACAACTGGCAGACATGGCACGGAGCAATCTACCCACGCCGCTTCGGCGAGCCGCCCCGACGAGATTTCTCGCCAGCGGGCGTCTCCTTCCGCCACTATGCCGAAGATCCCGCCCGCTTCATCAGCGAGTTCGGCATGCATGCTGCCCCAATCCTGGAAACGTTGCGACGCAATGTGCCGCCGGAGGAACTGTATCTCGGCAGCGAGGGGATGCTCTACCGCAACAAGGATTTCCCCAAGGACAAAGGCAACAACCTGATGCTGGCACACACTGGCCTACCCAAGGACCTGAATCAGTACATTGACTTCTCCATGATCGCCCAGGCCGAAGGGCTGAAGTTCGGCATCGAACATTACCGACGACGCAAGCCTCATTGCTCAGGCACCCTCTTCTGGCAACTCAATGACACCTGGCCAGGGCTGAGCTGGAGTGTACTCGACTACTACGCCTTCCCCAAGGCTGGCTACTTCTACGCCCGCCGCGCCTACGCGCCCATAATGGCGTCTTTTAAACGGGAGAATGACGGCGGCTACAGCTTGTGGATCGTCAATGATACCCTAGAGGCGATGACGGACGACGTGACTTGGGGGGTATGCACCTTTGAGGGAACCATGTTGCACCGGGAGACAATGCAGGTCAGTGTGCCAGCTAACACCTCGCAGAGGATTGCTTCTATCCTGGCTGATCAGCTCCCCGGTGACCCACGAGGTACGTTCTTATTCGTCCGCTCAAGCAGCGGCCACTTCCCCGATAACCGCGAGTTTCGGGTGGAAGTAAAGGACCTAGCGCGTCCACAGCCGTCGCTGACGGTGGGGATGAGCCAGGATGAAGCCGGACGGATCACGGTGCGCGTGAGCAGTGACGTGTTTGCCTACTTCGTCAAGCTGATCGTGCCTATTGAGGGCACGCGTTTCAGCGACAACTATTTTGATATCTTCCCCGGTGAGGAGCGAGTGGTACAGGTGTGGAATGTGGCCGGCCGGCGCCTCTCACCGGTCGATATTGAGGTATCTTGCCTCGATCATGCCTGAGCCTTCAAGACAATGAATTCTTTCGATCAAACCGCTTACGAACAGGAGATCGAGCGGAATTTCCGCTGGAACTTCGTTGTCAACGCGCTGGACGGGGCGTTTTTCTGGTTCGCCCTGACTTTTGCCTCTCCCAGTACCATCTTGCCGGTGTATGTGAGCTATCTAACCGACTCCAAACTGGCTCTCGGCTTAGTGGCCGCGTTGCCCAGCGTGGGGTGGCTGCTCCCTCAGCTCCTCACGGCCCCCTTCGTCGAGCGGATGCCGCGCAAGAAGCCATTTTTCGTCTGGACCAGCCTGGCGACGGAGCGGATCGCCTTTCTCTTTATGGCAGCCGGCGCCTACTTCCTCAGCCAGCCATCGCCTAGATGGGCGCTTATTGTCTTCTTTGTGACACTGAGCTGGCATGCCTTTGGGGCCGGAACCATCGCCACAGCCTGGCAGGAGATGGTGGCCAAGGTCATCCCGGTGCGCTGGCGAGGCCGCTTCTTCGGGCTCACCAACTTCCTAGGGGCAGCCATGGGGCTGCCAGGAGCTGCCCTCGCCACGATAATCTTGAGCGATTTCCCTTATCCCACCAATTTCGCGCTCTGCTTTTTCATCA
It contains:
- a CDS encoding glycoside hydrolase family 2 protein, whose translation is MILQQLNGTWKLQEFDPGAGVRAHAFAPDYNDADWLPAAVPGDVHTSLVEAGRLDPPFYHMNVEKCQWVERREWWYRTTFTGPNLSGTDRQLLIFDGLDTFATIYLNGEEIGSHANMFVAATFDVTGKLRPGQPNTLAVRFDPVLDRVGGREVPGQWGGFGPERVWVRKAQCHFSWDWGPRLVTVGLWQGVRLEGFQAARLKDIFFRTEEITSQRARVRITAEVEAWNAADHLSVRIGLSRGDQRLAAEVPITDGLAEIVLDVENPALWWTHDLGEPALYELIARLRADDTTLDEHQEQVGIRTIRVDQSPDPHEPECKFFTFVLNNVPIFAKGANWIPADSFLSQMTEARYRELLELAVEAHMNMLRVWGGGIYEKSEFYRLCDKLGILVWQDFMFACARYPDYDPDFYAEVAREAELVVRRLRNRPCLALWCGNNENDWIEDMVYWDEPGHDFPGRKIYHELLPRLVSDLDPTRQYWPSSPYGGNDHNDEREGDRHNWQTWHGAIYPRRFGEPPRRDFSPAGVSFRHYAEDPARFISEFGMHAAPILETLRRNVPPEELYLGSEGMLYRNKDFPKDKGNNLMLAHTGLPKDLNQYIDFSMIAQAEGLKFGIEHYRRRKPHCSGTLFWQLNDTWPGLSWSVLDYYAFPKAGYFYARRAYAPIMASFKRENDGGYSLWIVNDTLEAMTDDVTWGVCTFEGTMLHRETMQVSVPANTSQRIASILADQLPGDPRGTFLFVRSSSGHFPDNREFRVEVKDLARPQPSLTVGMSQDEAGRITVRVSSDVFAYFVKLIVPIEGTRFSDNYFDIFPGEERVVQVWNVAGRRLSPVDIEVSCLDHA